A single region of the Rattus rattus isolate New Zealand chromosome 8, Rrattus_CSIRO_v1, whole genome shotgun sequence genome encodes:
- the LOC116907277 gene encoding olfactory receptor 145-like, whose translation MTLGRMTFSNDSSVKEFVLLGLTQQPELQLPLFFLFLGIYVVSVVGNLGLIVLIVLNPHLHTPMYYFLFNLSFIDFCYSTVITPRMLVGFVKQNSISHAECMTQLFFFCFFVIDECYILTAMAYDRYAAICKPLLYQVTMSHQVCHLMMVGVYVMGLVGAMAHTGSMLTLTFCDGNIINHYMCDIPPLQKLSCTSTSTNELVVFIVVGVNVIIPSLTVFISYTLILSNILSIRSAEGRSKAFSTCGSHVIAVSLFYGASAFMYLKPPSASVDDDKVSTIFYTIVGPMLNPFIYSLRNKDVHIALRKTLKKSIFI comes from the coding sequence ATGACTTTGGGAAGAATGACCTTCAGCAATGACTCTTCTGTGAAGGAGTTTGTTCTGCTGGGCTTAACACAGCAGCCAGAGCTCcagctgcctctcttcttcctcttcttgggaATCTATGTGGTCTCTGTGGTGGGGAACCTGGGCTTGATCGTTCTGATTGTTTTGAATCCTCAcctgcacacccccatgtactacTTTCTCTTCAACCTTTCCTTCATTGATTTCTGCTACTCCACTGTCATAACCCCCAGAATGCTGGTGGGTTTTGTGAAGCAGAACAGCATCTCTCATGCTGAGTGCATGActcagctctttttcttctgcttctttgttaTTGATGAATGCTACATTCTGACAGCAATGGCCTATGACAGATATGCTGCCATCTGTAAGCCCCTGCTTTATCAGGTCACCATGTCCCATCAGGTGTGCCATTTGATGATGGTGGGAGTGTATGTGATGGGGCTTGTGGGTGCCATGGCCCATACTGGTAGCATGCTAACCCTGACCTTCTGTGACGGAAACATCATCAACCACTACATGTGTGACATACCTCCTCTCCAGAAGCTCTCTTGCACAAGCACCTCCACCAATGAGCTGGTGGTTTTCATTGTTGTGGGTGTCAATGTAATAATACCCAGCctgactgtttttatttcttacacCTTGATTCTTTCCAACATCCTCAGCATTCGTTCTGCAGAAGGTAGATCAAAAGCATTTAGTACATGTGGCTCTCATGTCATAGCAGTTTCTCTTTTCTATGGAGCTTCAGCATTCATGTATCTTAAACCTCCTAGTGCATCTGTCGATGATGATAAAGTATCTACCATATTTTATACCATTGTGGGCCCGATGTTGAATCCTTTCATCTACAGTTTAAGGAATAAGGATGTCCACATTGCACTGAGAAAAACCTTGAAGAAAAGCATCTTTATCTAA